In Sphingomonas crocodyli, a genomic segment contains:
- a CDS encoding ABC transporter ATP-binding protein, whose translation MGDDAIIRVRGLRNCFGEQVVHENLDLDVRRGEILGVVGGSGTGKSVLMRSIIGLQTPAEGSVEVFGENMIGRDEHEAKRVRQRWGVLFQNGALFSTLTVAENVEVPIREYYPNIDQVLLDEIAAYKVAMSGLSAEAGPKYPSELSGGMKKRAGLARALALDPQLLFLDEPTAGLDPIGAAAFDDLIHALKGTMRLTVFLITHDLDTLHAICDRVAVLADRQVIAVGTIPELLALDHPWIQEYFNGPRGRAAADTVARAEAQMSKGKSGMTH comes from the coding sequence ATGGGCGACGATGCGATCATCCGCGTGCGCGGCCTGCGCAACTGCTTCGGTGAGCAGGTGGTGCACGAGAATCTCGATCTCGACGTGCGGCGGGGCGAAATCCTGGGCGTGGTCGGCGGATCGGGCACCGGCAAATCGGTGCTGATGCGGTCGATCATCGGGCTGCAGACCCCGGCCGAAGGATCGGTCGAGGTGTTCGGCGAGAATATGATCGGCCGCGACGAGCATGAGGCGAAGCGCGTGCGCCAGCGCTGGGGCGTGCTGTTCCAGAATGGCGCGCTGTTTTCGACGCTGACGGTCGCCGAAAATGTCGAAGTGCCGATCCGCGAATATTATCCGAACATCGATCAGGTGCTGCTGGACGAAATCGCTGCCTACAAGGTCGCGATGTCGGGTCTGTCCGCCGAAGCCGGGCCGAAATATCCGTCCGAACTGTCGGGCGGCATGAAGAAGCGCGCAGGCCTTGCTCGCGCGCTCGCACTCGATCCGCAATTGCTGTTCCTCGATGAGCCGACCGCCGGCCTCGATCCGATCGGCGCGGCCGCGTTCGACGATCTGATCCACGCGTTGAAGGGCACGATGCGCCTGACCGTGTTCCTGATCACCCACGATCTCGATACGCTGCACGCCATATGCGATCGTGTCGCGGTGCTGGCGGATCGTCAGGTGATCGCGGTTGGAACGATCCCGGAATTATTGGCGTTGGATCATCCCTGGATACAGGAATATTTCAACGGGCCGCGCGGACGCGCCGCGGCCGACACCGTCGCACGGGCGGAAGCGCAGATGAGCAAGGGGAAATCGGGGATGACGCACTGA
- a CDS encoding MlaD family protein produces the protein METRSNHVLVGGVVLAMLVALLAFTVWLANFTAVSEQKFDIFFKSSIDGLAKGSAVNFSGVPVGKVEKIQLMPESPEFVRVRISVQNEAPILQGTTATIAGVGFTGVSQINLDGAIKGAPPITQAGPYGVPVIPTKPGALGELLSSAPELLQRLSALTERLTLLLNDKNQKSITGILGNVDRLSNDLANRGPEIAAALAETKTAVQQVGVAAGQIATLAESTNNVMNRDVGPAMQNLNKATQSAQHTIETLDMAITDARPGLKSFSTQTVPNINQLVRNLAEMSESLGAISGKLEKGGAGALIGGNSKLPDYKPGK, from the coding sequence ATGGAAACCCGGTCGAACCATGTGCTGGTCGGCGGCGTCGTGCTTGCGATGCTGGTCGCCCTTCTCGCCTTCACCGTCTGGCTCGCCAACTTCACGGCCGTCAGCGAGCAGAAGTTCGATATCTTCTTCAAAAGCTCGATCGACGGGCTGGCGAAGGGATCGGCGGTCAACTTTTCGGGCGTGCCCGTCGGCAAGGTCGAAAAGATCCAGCTGATGCCCGAAAGCCCCGAATTCGTGCGCGTGCGGATCAGTGTTCAGAACGAGGCGCCGATCCTGCAGGGCACGACCGCGACGATTGCGGGTGTCGGCTTCACCGGCGTCAGCCAGATCAACCTGGACGGCGCGATCAAGGGCGCGCCGCCGATCACGCAGGCCGGGCCTTATGGTGTGCCGGTGATCCCGACCAAGCCGGGCGCGCTGGGCGAATTGCTGTCGTCGGCACCCGAACTGCTCCAGCGTCTGTCGGCGCTGACCGAGCGGCTGACCCTGCTGCTCAACGACAAGAATCAGAAGTCGATCACCGGCATCCTGGGCAACGTCGATCGCCTTTCGAACGATCTGGCCAATCGCGGGCCGGAAATCGCCGCCGCGCTCGCCGAAACCAAGACGGCGGTGCAGCAGGTGGGCGTGGCCGCCGGGCAGATCGCGACGCTGGCGGAAAGCACCAACAATGTGATGAACCGCGATGTCGGCCCGGCGATGCAGAACCTGAACAAGGCGACGCAATCGGCGCAGCACACGATCGAGACGCTCGATATGGCGATCACCGATGCGCGGCCGGGCCTGAAATCCTTCTCGACCCAGACGGTGCCGAACATCAACCAGCTCGTCCGCAATCTGGCCGAAATGTCCGAATCGCTCGGCGCGATTTCGGGCAAGCTCGAAAAGGGCGGTGCCGGCGCGCTGATCGGCGGCAACAGCAAACTCCCCGACTATAAGCCGGGTAAGTGA